Below is a genomic region from Scyliorhinus canicula chromosome 2, sScyCan1.1, whole genome shotgun sequence.
CTATCTCTTGCATTTTGCAGCCTTGTTAAACTGTCTTGCTATGTTTAATGATTTATGAATCTAtctccagatccctctgttcctctatcCTATTTAAACTGTATATGGCTTCCTTATTCTTCCAGCCAAAATGCACTGCCTCACATTTGCCTAGATGGAAATTCATGTGTTATTTACATGTCCATTCTACAAGTATATTCATGTATTATTGTTGCAGTCCTCTTCAGTGTTAACTACAAACCTCAAATTCTGCTCCTTTCCAGTGTCTATGACAGCCCCAATACCAAGGTCTACTCTGGTAGCATTTATGTTTTGGTTTTATTTTAGCTTAACTGACTGGGTAGAATCACAAATTTATagggtagaaggaggccactaggcccatcgtgtctgtagaGGCCCTTGGAAAGTGTACCCTACTTGAgcccgcacccccaccctatgcctgtaacccagtatccccaccgaaccttttttggacactaaaggcgttttagcatggccaatccacctaacctgctcatctttggactgtgggaggaaactagagcacccggaacaaacccacgcagacacggggagaacatgcagacagtgacccaagtcgggtatcaaacttgggaccctggagctgtgaagcaacagagctaaccactgtgtcacccaaaATCCACTGAATTTGCATCTCACTCACAATTACAGAGCGTAAAAACTGCTTGATACCTGACCCCCTGGGTTTCTGATAGGTGGGCTTAGGTGAAATGTGCCTCCTCTGTTTATTCGGATCCTTCTCATTGACTTGCAACAAGGGGCTGATGACGAAAATGGTCCTCGACCTCTCATGCAAAGGGTTTGTTCTTCCCTTGGACTGTGGCTCTTTCAAATCAAACAAAACTACCCAAAATTTCCCAATGTGTAGCATTTTAAACTTtgttcaaatgtttctattgcaaAGAGCTGTTGTCCATTTTGTTATAAAAGAGTTTATTTGTCACATTGCATTATTTTCTTCTCAGCTGAAAAAGTGTCATCCCTGGGAAAGGACTGGCATAAATCCTGCTTGAAGTGTGAAAAATGCAAGAAAGTCTTGACACCTGGCTCTTTCACTGAAGTAAGTTCTCTCGTAATTTGTCTCCTTGCCCCAAACTGCACTAATTTTgtcctttcatttttaaaaagagacgcTTATCTTGTGTTGTCTTGTTGCAGCATAGTGGAAAGCCTTACTGCCGCACTCCATGCTATGGTGCTCTCTTTGGACCAAAAGGTGAGACATCTATTTCCACACATTTGACTGCCTGACCCTTAAAGTTGGATAGGAATAAGTTACTTTAATCAAATGGGCTAGAATACAAAGGAATGAAAGTTGTATTTCGGCCGAAGGCAGACTCCATCTGGAGGACTGTGCTGAGTTCTGTGCTTGGAAGGAGTGCAGTACAGTTTGAGCAGAATGATACTGGGTTAAatagttaaattatgaggacagactGAATAGATTAGGCTTATATTCCATTGTGTATGGAACATTTGAGGGGTGATCTAATTTCGGGGTTTGAaatgattaaaggatttgatagggtggatcAAGGAAATACtattttcaccgatggaagtgtCCAGA
It encodes:
- the crip1 gene encoding cysteine-rich protein 1 translates to MPKCPTCNKEVYFAEKVSSLGKDWHKSCLKCEKCKKVLTPGSFTEHSGKPYCRTPCYGALFGPKGFGHGGNESHKY